A single window of Liolophura sinensis isolate JHLJ2023 chromosome 6, CUHK_Ljap_v2, whole genome shotgun sequence DNA harbors:
- the LOC135469340 gene encoding serine/threonine-protein kinase PAK 5-like isoform X2: MFKKKKSKPMISDPINFEHRVHAGFDKKEQRYVGLPKQWASIIGEESDRPRPIIDPSYITQVDITPLKTIVRGSQGGFNVARSNSLREASPPPYRRLQYLPNHNAPPLIEEDYPSPGRPVSHHGPPQYYQGHSPHHPHDPRKARRSEGYDGYNHDPRSDGRDYYDGPRHNYNSLERPANDHPNSPHKYGHPGQDMYRHPSRSSPAVNNQVNSPHRVEDNHYGNQRKMANGQINNHGNNQGARRQLIPGPGSPPAHQGGGYHGHPSSPAEQYRTFRAALQMVVSPGDPRGNLDNFIKIGEGSTGIVCIATERNSGRQVAVKKMDLRKQQRRELLFNEVVIMRDYHHPNVVDMYDSFLVGDELWVVMEFLEGGALTDIVTHSRMNEEQIATVCKACLKALAFLHTHGVIHRDIKSDSILLSHDGKVKLSDFGFCAQVNPELPKRKSLVGTPYWMAPEVISRLPYGPEVDIWSLGIMVMEMIDGEPPFFNEPPLQAMRRIRDMPPPKLKNTHRVSPRLQGFIEKMLIRDPSQRSTAFDLLQHPFLHQAGQPGCLTPLMRSFRHSPC; the protein is encoded by the exons ATGTTCAAAAAGAAAAAGTCGAAGCCTATGATTTCCGATCCAATAAACTTTGAGCATCGTGTACATGCTGGGTTTGACAAGAAAGAGCAGCGCTATGTGGGTCTTCCTAAACAATGGGCCAGTATTATAGGGGAGGAGTCGGATCGGCCCCGGCCAATCATAGATCCCTCTTACATCACACAGGTGGACATTACTCCATTAAAG ACGATCGTACGTGGTTCACAAGGTGGTTTTAACGTGGCCAGGTCAAATTCTCTGCGTGAGGCCAGCCCTCCACCGTACAGGCGCCTTCAGTATTTACCTAACCACAATGCCCCACCCCTGATAGAGGAGGACTACCCATCCCCTGGACGACCTGTGTCACATCATGGCCCTCCCCAGTACTACCAGGGCCACTCCCCACATCACCCACACGACCCTCGCAAAGCCCGGCGCAGCGAAGGGTACGATGGCTACAACCATGACCCCCGCAGTGATGGGCGGGATTACTACGATGGACCTCGACATAATTACAACAGCTTGGAGCGCCCTGCCAACGATCATCCAAATTCACCCCACAAATATGGTCACCCTGGCCAAGATATGTACAGGCATCCATCACGCTCATCGCCAGCTGTTAATAATCAGGTGAATAGTCCACATCGGGTAGAAGACAACCACTATGGCAACCAAAGAAAAATGGCAAATGGACAAATTAATAACCATGGTAATAATCAAGGCGCACGTCGCCAACTAATACCAGGCCCGGGATCTCCACCTGCACACCAAGGGGGAGGCTACCATGGTCACCCAAGTTCTCCAGCTGAGCAATACAGGACA tTCCGTGCAGCTTTACAGATGGTGGTCAGTCCAGGTGATCCTCGTGGAAACCTGGATAACTTCATCAAGATCGGTGAGGGATCCACAGGTATTGTCTGTATCGCTACAGAGCGCAACAGTGGCCGGCAGGTGGCCGTCAAGAAGATGGACTTGAGGAAACAACAGAGACGGGAACTTCTATTTAATGAG GTTGTCATCATGCGGGACTACCATCACCCCAATGTGGTGGACATGTACGACAGCTTCCTGGTGGGAGATGAGCTGTGGGTGGTGATGGAATTCCTGGAGGGAGGTGCTCTCACTGATATAGTCACCCACTCCAG AATGAATGAAGAACAAATTGCAACAGTTTGTAAAGCTTGTTTGAAAGCTCTGGCCTTTTTACACACTCATGGAGTCATTCATCGGGACATCAAGTCAGACTCTATATTACTGTCACATGATGGAAAG GTTAAGCTGTCCGATTTTGGATTCTGTGCTCAGGTTAATCCAGAACTGCCAAAACGTAAATCCTTAGTCGGAACTCCTTACTGGATGGCACCAGAGGTTATTTCTCGACTACCCTATGGGCCAGAG GTGGACATCTGGTCATTGGGAATAATGGTGATGGAAATGATTGATGGAGAACCACCATTCTTCAATGAGCCCCCATTACAAGCCATGAGAAGGATACGAGACATGCCACCTCCAAAACTGAAGAATACTCACAGG GTGTCACCTCGACTCCAGGGTTTTATAGAGAAGATGTTAATCCGTGACCCATCCCAACGGTCCACAGCCTTTGACTTACTACAACATCCGTTCCTACATCAGGCTGGTCAGCCAGGTTGTCTAACCCCATTGATGAGAAGCTTCAGACACAGCCCATGTTGA
- the LOC135469341 gene encoding ADP-ribose glycohydrolase MACROD2-like, translating to MFRNFLPRVLTCNLLPKRLGNIRHGLNLTDNLCVSSPVCQFATMSGPLDKSSTSKAKEKSPSAKPTENENKWSSCPKVGGDGQQTRRVTREAVAKTDREKYLKMSKEEKRKLYKCGSKYTSHEDIPTWPEYFMANQEKHRISVRKHNSSIKVNPKLNSKVSLWQGDITRLEIDAIVNAANNSLLGGGGVDGAIHSAAGGKLRQECATLGGCDTGDAKMSAGYNLPAKYVIHTVGPIGENKNLLCSAYKTCLKIVKENQLRSVAFPCISTGIYGYPNDSAASLAIKTMRQFLEEDGVADMIDRIIFCLFLPVDVKLYEEYMPVFFPLGENELSAGCKDEKSASTGKSGKQQKSELKKKTEDPGEKGNNAVAENRTDPNIDPRSHPEGQSSLSDLHSSSKDENCASKSPEQTMSEHEDKTDVPGEENGAAMAENSTDSNIDKRSHPKGQNSSPGKSPEVKRKSPGHDLEETVAGPEEMEAEDKVCEAVKN from the exons ATGTTCAGAAATTTCTTGCCGCGCGTTTTGACCTGCAACCTTTTACCTAAACGTCTTGGGAACATAAGACATGGCTTGAATCTAACTGACAATCTGTGCGTCTCCAGCCCCGTTTGTCAGTTTGCTACGATGTCGGGTCCACTGGACAAAAGTTCCACTTCCAAAGCGAAAGAGAAGAGTCCGTCGGCAAAAccaacagaaaatgaaaataagtgGTCGTCGTGTCCGAAAGTTGGGGGAGATGGGCAACAGACAAGACGGGTAACCCGAGAAGCGGTGGCTAAAACAGATAGAG aaaaatatctgaaaatgagCAAAGAGGAGAAAAGAAAGTTGTACAAGTGTGGCTCAAAATATACAAGTCATGAAGATATACCTACTTGGCCTGAATACTTCATGGCAAACCAGGAAAAACATCGCATCTCTG TGAGAAAACATAATAGTTCAATAAAAGTGAACCCCAAGCTCAACAGTAAGGTGTCTTTGTGGCAGGGAGACATCACCAGGTTGGAGATTGATGCTATAGTCAATGCGGCAAACAACAGCTTATTGGGAGGAGGGGGAG TTGATGGAGCGATTCATTCAGCAGCTGGTGGCAAATTAAGGCAAGAGTGCGCTACCCTGGGAGGATGTGACACAGGAGATGCCAAGATGTCGGCTG GATACAACCTTCCTGCAAAAT ATGTGATACATACTGTAGGACCTATAGGAGAAAATAAGAACCTATTATGCAGTGCCTACAAAACCTGCCTGAAGATTGTCAAAGAAAACCAGCTGAGATCTGTG GCATTTCCTTGCATATCTACAGGGATTTACG GCTACCCTAATGACTCAGCAGCTTCATTAGCTATAAAAACAATGAGGCAATTCCTGGAGGAGGATGGAGTGGCAGATATG ATTGATCGGATCATCTTCTGTTTATTCCTGCCAGTGGATGTGAAACTCTATGAAGAGTACATGCCAGTGTTCTTTCCCCTGGGAGAAAATG AATTGAGTGCCGGGTGCAAAGATGAAAAGAGTGCTAGTACAGGGAAATCAGGCAAACAACAAAAGTCAGAGTTGAAGAAGAAAACAGAGGATCCTGGAGAAAAGGGAAATAATGCTGTAGCAGAGAACAGAACAGACCCAAATATTGACCCAAGATCTCATCCAGAGGGACAGAGCTCTTTATCAG ACTTGCATTCTAGCAGCAAAGATGAAAACTGTGCTAGTAAGTCTCCTGAACAGACGATGTCTGAGCATGAGGATAAAACAGATGTTCCAGGAGAAGAAAATGGTGCTGCTATGGCAGAGAACAGCACAGACTCAAATATTGACAAAAGATCTCATCCAAAGGGACAGAACTCTTCACCAGGCAAGTCTCCTGAAGTGAAAAGGAAAAGCCCAGGTCATGACCTTGAAGAAACAGTGGCAGGTCCAGAGGAAATGGAAGCTGAAGATAAAGTGTGTGAGGCAGTAAAGAACTGA
- the LOC135469340 gene encoding serine/threonine-protein kinase PAK 4-like isoform X1, which yields MFKKKKSKPMISDPINFEHRVHAGFDKKEQRYVGLPKQWASIIGEESDRPRPIIDPSYITQVDITPLKTIVRGSQGGFNVARSNSLREASPPPYRRLQYLPNHNAPPLIEEDYPSPGRPVSHHGPPQYYQGHSPHHPHDPRKARRSEGYDGYNHDPRSDGRDYYDGPRHNYNSLERPANDHPNSPHKYGHPGQDMYRHPSRSSPAVNNQVNSPHRVEDNHYGNQRKMANGQINNHGNNQGARRQLIPGPGSPPAHQGGGYHGHPSSPAEQYRTVHGLSPGTQNSPHQGPPQPPHHAPASPRQQANSPSKSPPKSPGPSPEQQRLSHKEFRAALQMVVSPGDPRGNLDNFIKIGEGSTGIVCIATERNSGRQVAVKKMDLRKQQRRELLFNEVVIMRDYHHPNVVDMYDSFLVGDELWVVMEFLEGGALTDIVTHSRMNEEQIATVCKACLKALAFLHTHGVIHRDIKSDSILLSHDGKVKLSDFGFCAQVNPELPKRKSLVGTPYWMAPEVISRLPYGPEVDIWSLGIMVMEMIDGEPPFFNEPPLQAMRRIRDMPPPKLKNTHRVSPRLQGFIEKMLIRDPSQRSTAFDLLQHPFLHQAGQPGCLTPLMRSFRHSPC from the exons ATGTTCAAAAAGAAAAAGTCGAAGCCTATGATTTCCGATCCAATAAACTTTGAGCATCGTGTACATGCTGGGTTTGACAAGAAAGAGCAGCGCTATGTGGGTCTTCCTAAACAATGGGCCAGTATTATAGGGGAGGAGTCGGATCGGCCCCGGCCAATCATAGATCCCTCTTACATCACACAGGTGGACATTACTCCATTAAAG ACGATCGTACGTGGTTCACAAGGTGGTTTTAACGTGGCCAGGTCAAATTCTCTGCGTGAGGCCAGCCCTCCACCGTACAGGCGCCTTCAGTATTTACCTAACCACAATGCCCCACCCCTGATAGAGGAGGACTACCCATCCCCTGGACGACCTGTGTCACATCATGGCCCTCCCCAGTACTACCAGGGCCACTCCCCACATCACCCACACGACCCTCGCAAAGCCCGGCGCAGCGAAGGGTACGATGGCTACAACCATGACCCCCGCAGTGATGGGCGGGATTACTACGATGGACCTCGACATAATTACAACAGCTTGGAGCGCCCTGCCAACGATCATCCAAATTCACCCCACAAATATGGTCACCCTGGCCAAGATATGTACAGGCATCCATCACGCTCATCGCCAGCTGTTAATAATCAGGTGAATAGTCCACATCGGGTAGAAGACAACCACTATGGCAACCAAAGAAAAATGGCAAATGGACAAATTAATAACCATGGTAATAATCAAGGCGCACGTCGCCAACTAATACCAGGCCCGGGATCTCCACCTGCACACCAAGGGGGAGGCTACCATGGTCACCCAAGTTCTCCAGCTGAGCAATACAGGACA GTCCATGGCTTGTCTCCGGGAACTCAGAATTCCCCTCACCAGGGGCCACCCCAGCCCCCACACCACGCCCCAGCCTCCCCACGACAACAGGCTAATTCCCCCAGTAAATCACCCCCTAAATCACCAGGCCCAAGTCCAGAACAGCAGCGGCTTTCGCACAAAGAG tTCCGTGCAGCTTTACAGATGGTGGTCAGTCCAGGTGATCCTCGTGGAAACCTGGATAACTTCATCAAGATCGGTGAGGGATCCACAGGTATTGTCTGTATCGCTACAGAGCGCAACAGTGGCCGGCAGGTGGCCGTCAAGAAGATGGACTTGAGGAAACAACAGAGACGGGAACTTCTATTTAATGAG GTTGTCATCATGCGGGACTACCATCACCCCAATGTGGTGGACATGTACGACAGCTTCCTGGTGGGAGATGAGCTGTGGGTGGTGATGGAATTCCTGGAGGGAGGTGCTCTCACTGATATAGTCACCCACTCCAG AATGAATGAAGAACAAATTGCAACAGTTTGTAAAGCTTGTTTGAAAGCTCTGGCCTTTTTACACACTCATGGAGTCATTCATCGGGACATCAAGTCAGACTCTATATTACTGTCACATGATGGAAAG GTTAAGCTGTCCGATTTTGGATTCTGTGCTCAGGTTAATCCAGAACTGCCAAAACGTAAATCCTTAGTCGGAACTCCTTACTGGATGGCACCAGAGGTTATTTCTCGACTACCCTATGGGCCAGAG GTGGACATCTGGTCATTGGGAATAATGGTGATGGAAATGATTGATGGAGAACCACCATTCTTCAATGAGCCCCCATTACAAGCCATGAGAAGGATACGAGACATGCCACCTCCAAAACTGAAGAATACTCACAGG GTGTCACCTCGACTCCAGGGTTTTATAGAGAAGATGTTAATCCGTGACCCATCCCAACGGTCCACAGCCTTTGACTTACTACAACATCCGTTCCTACATCAGGCTGGTCAGCCAGGTTGTCTAACCCCATTGATGAGAAGCTTCAGACACAGCCCATGTTGA